The genomic region TACCTTTGCCAAAGGTGACTTGAGAATCTTCTTATCCACCCTTACTAGGAATGGATTATATTCTGTTTTCTGCTCGAACGTTTCAGTGCTTGAATTTACAACCAAAAACGTTCCCCACTGCCACAAATTCCCGTACACATCCAGTGCCACAGTAAAGTTGTTTCCGACACTAACATCAGCCACCTGATTAAGAACAAACCTAAACGTTGTAGAACCGCTGGTTTCCCCTGAGCAAGTTAGATTCCCAAGTTCATTTTTCCTCCTGTTAACTTCAAATGATTTATCCAGACTATTTGACGGATATCCGAGCTGTCCATTATATGTCGTTCCAAAGCTGTATAGGTTATGTTCCTGATCGAGAAGATAAGAGACTTGTTTTCCAGCATATACTGATTTTAGATTCAATTTCGTTTCCAATTTCATAGGTCTGAATAAATCTGAACAGTTGAGTCCAAGGTGGAACGCCTTTCCCCAGACGAACAACTCGTAGTCGTGGTTCAAACAGCATACGTGATGATTTCCCGATGTTACAACCCTAACTGGGCCTAAAACAGTTTAAATACACAATacattttgtaaaatttactTTAATTAGAACTTACTATCATTTGTAAAGGTCACTAGTGTCGGTGTTGATATAACCTCATAGCATTGCATCTGTGCACACTGTCCATTGCGATTTAAACCCCAAGAATACACACTACCATCATTTAACAACATCACTGTATGCTCAAGCCCACAAGTTACCTCCTTTACCTTCAAGCCCTCCTTTATCATGACCATGGGCTCTAGTCTTATACTCTTTTCAACACTTTTATCTCTGAAGGTAACATTTCCAGTCAATTCGTTTCGGTTTGTATACCCAAGCTGGTTGTAGTCATTTAATCCATAAGTGTACACTTGAGATCCGTTCAAAACCAACACTGTATGAAACATTCCCATCGCCGCGTTAGTTATTTGCTTATCCTCGTTAACCCTCAA from Theileria annulata chromosome 1, complete sequence, *** SEQUENCING IN PROGRESS *** harbors:
- a CDS encoding uncharacterized protein (Tap821d03.p1c.cand.77 - score = 102.13;~SMART 2 pfam:RCC1 (PF00415) domains at aa 111-173, E()=2.20e-02; and aa 176-226, E()=4.40e-05); this encodes MWATKTIKKYWKSYKFRKFINSQKDELMQDLYKKEVQQITRNEIITSLSLLQKYKYGLLPLHVNVSTKLDEFYPNGWSNSLGMVLRVNEDKQITNAAMGMFHTVLVLNGSQVYTYGLNDYNQLGYTNRNELTGNVTFRDKSVEKSIRLEPMVMIKEGLKVKEVTCGLEHTVMLLNDGSVYSWGLNRNGQCAQMQCYEVISTPTLVTFTNDSPVRVVTSGNHHVCCLNHDYELFVWGKAFHLGLNCSDLFRPMKLETKLNLKSVYAGKQVSYLLDQEHNLYSFGTTYNGQLGYPSNSLDKSFEVNRRKNELGNLTCSGETSGSTTFRFVLNQVADVSVGNNFTVALDVYGNLWQWGTFLVVNSSTETFEQKTEYNPFLVRVDKKILKSPLAKVSAGWWEVNLLTESLSLYGYNYLRLENKPVDENSQKLEEGGQENSTVYSPILFSYPGLAGMMPKDVKTLASPTITVTMVRTD